The following are from one region of the Amedibacterium intestinale genome:
- a CDS encoding SymE family type I addiction module toxin, whose amino-acid sequence MLKKRDYKLFDDSYFTIVRKEINFVELKSNATGHFWSVFSNQFDEVNRITVYHKKRAQETKYHEYSKCDSVVEAISHIKEFDKQFLERQEKKNTTCKESRNLKVYEGSGYKYKSTPTIILKGEWLRKYGFDIGEDIKVRCDCLGELIIHKVI is encoded by the coding sequence ATGCTAAAGAAAAGAGACTATAAACTATTTGATGATTCTTATTTTACGATTGTCAGAAAGGAAATAAACTTTGTTGAGTTGAAATCAAATGCCACAGGGCACTTTTGGAGCGTTTTCAGCAACCAATTTGATGAGGTTAATAGAATAACTGTTTATCATAAGAAAAGAGCACAAGAAACGAAATATCACGAATATAGCAAATGTGATTCTGTTGTTGAAGCAATAAGTCACATAAAAGAGTTTGATAAGCAATTTTTAGAACGACAAGAAAAGAAAAATACCACTTGCAAAGAGAGTAGAAACCTTAAGGTGTATGAAGGGAGTGGGTATAAATATAAATCGACACCTACCATCATTCTTAAAGGGGAATGGTTAAGAAAATATGGATTTGATATAGGAGAAGACATCAAAGTGAGATGTGATTGTTTAGGTGAGCTAATAATACATAAAGTGATTTAA
- a CDS encoding helix-turn-helix domain-containing protein yields the protein MLKNNIETDVKEKCNEADMTQVEIAEAIGTTKSYVNRVIKKQDGIINKTFIRIMEQLGYDIEITYTKNKAGGKEKWK from the coding sequence ATGTTAAAGAACAATATAGAAACTGATGTAAAAGAAAAATGTAATGAAGCGGATATGACTCAAGTGGAAATTGCTGAAGCAATTGGCACAACAAAATCTTATGTGAATCGAGTTATAAAAAAACAGGATGGAATTATTAATAAGACTTTTATTCGAATCATGGAACAACTTGGTTATGATATTGAGATAACTTATACAAAAAATAAAGCAGGAGGAAAAGAAAAATGGAAATAG
- a CDS encoding DNA cytosine methyltransferase gives MAYAIDLFCGAGGCSEGLIQAGFHILFSSDISDMVEVTYKHRHEQLGLIQGKNTWFERADIRNLTGNIIKKSISSLEIFNEREIPEIDLMIGGPSCQGFSRAGRRDKSDPRNMLFGEYVRVISEVRPKYIVLENVEGFVDMQFLGYKGITGIEYPDGSVTPDILRSELHEIGYDTLEPRILNAADYGVPQRRNRIIFIGYKSGLTPPEYPKPTVTPDNYLTLLDAIGDLIVDDSVRQKVCPKKTPYQLASIKGRTPTISGTPISCEQEMNMELSKQTAVVGERFGLFKQGESGSNLKKRVIEEGIDISDKPALIELCSEKFKMKSEDVVALFKDAKATKEQVEVLLTKKNIRQRFASNQPSSTVVTIADDYISPWEDRTFSVREMARCQSFDDSFEFLGKRTTGGLRRRVEVPQYTQVGNAVPPLLAKAIAEEILKVL, from the coding sequence ATGGCTTATGCAATTGATTTATTCTGCGGAGCAGGAGGTTGTTCCGAAGGATTGATTCAAGCCGGATTTCATATATTATTTAGTTCAGATATCAGTGATATGGTTGAAGTGACATACAAGCATAGACATGAGCAGCTTGGGTTGATTCAAGGAAAAAACACATGGTTTGAAAGAGCGGATATTAGAAATCTTACAGGCAATATAATTAAAAAGAGTATTTCATCTCTTGAAATATTTAATGAGCGTGAAATACCGGAAATAGATTTAATGATTGGCGGTCCTAGCTGCCAAGGATTTTCAAGAGCTGGTAGGCGAGATAAATCCGACCCTCGTAATATGCTTTTTGGTGAATATGTAAGAGTGATAAGTGAAGTAAGGCCTAAATATATTGTACTTGAAAATGTTGAAGGTTTTGTTGATATGCAGTTCTTGGGATATAAAGGAATTACTGGTATCGAATATCCAGATGGAAGTGTAACCCCTGACATTCTGAGAAGCGAACTACATGAGATAGGTTATGATACCTTAGAGCCGCGAATATTAAATGCGGCTGATTATGGTGTTCCACAAAGAAGAAATAGAATAATTTTTATAGGTTATAAGAGCGGATTAACTCCACCTGAATACCCTAAACCGACTGTTACTCCTGACAATTATCTTACTCTACTTGATGCAATTGGAGACTTGATTGTTGATGATAGTGTGAGACAGAAAGTGTGTCCTAAAAAGACTCCTTATCAATTAGCAAGTATCAAAGGAAGAACACCAACTATTTCAGGGACACCGATTTCTTGCGAACAAGAGATGAATATGGAACTATCAAAGCAAACAGCGGTTGTTGGAGAAAGATTCGGATTATTCAAGCAAGGCGAAAGTGGATCTAACCTTAAAAAACGTGTAATAGAAGAAGGTATAGATATTTCTGACAAGCCTGCTTTGATTGAACTGTGCAGTGAAAAATTCAAAATGAAGTCCGAGGACGTTGTGGCTCTTTTTAAGGATGCAAAGGCAACAAAAGAACAAGTTGAGGTGTTATTAACAAAGAAAAATATAAGACAACGATTCGCCTCTAATCAACCATCTTCAACGGTGGTCACCATTGCTGATGACTATATTAGTCCATGGGAAGATAGAACATTTAGCGTTCGTGAAATGGCTAGATGTCAGTCATTTGATGATTCGTTTGAATTTTTAGGCAAAAGAACCACAGGTGGACTAAGAAGAAGAGTTGAAGTTCCACAGTACACTCAGGTAGGAAATGCAGTTCCTCCACTATTAGCAAAAGCAATAGCGGAGGAAATCTTAAAGGTTTTATAA
- a CDS encoding helix-turn-helix domain-containing protein, which yields MRISYNKLWKMLIDKGMNKNDLKDASGISAASIAKLGKGANITTDVLLKICKAMDCKLEDIMETIKD from the coding sequence ATGCGAATCAGTTATAACAAATTATGGAAAATGTTAATAGATAAAGGAATGAATAAAAATGATCTTAAAGATGCTTCTGGTATAAGTGCAGCATCCATTGCCAAATTAGGAAAAGGAGCAAACATCACCACTGATGTTCTTCTTAAAATCTGTAAAGCAATGGATTGTAAATTAGAAGACATCATGGAAACTATAAAGGATTAA
- a CDS encoding ATP-dependent DNA helicase, giving the protein MPTIDESIKKIDNVICRHLDEIENNSRGAISQDILEQLTKFVNHVMLKFYADGREISITAENIAKATEFAQINSDLYTLYKFHNYLEIVTTQYTLDEDGSERLMLKYYQYLLEAKNLLRHYYGIEVLHNIDKFPLHLDDTLQEYYKKISEIIERHPVELHTDSKDKYYIQKIKPLFVNRKIYYEVTFTPIDDRKNKSKSNRVIAFTKLPIKSNYASKFHLIYETIEILGKTMPIIIIDGWEVSIRDCEFQNFISLIKGKKIRVPYPEQRLICEFLTKTKYTLTALMDFPDEAYDKTTLQWKNNLKSMVFIPILDECRKLIREGRKGQNMLRYLLYNMNNVIIKSQYSSGYYRKYYEEWITAGNSQLSGLYLSNGCRQFDSLPFNRSPVGHNPKLGAVFECIPCKDKRPELFARFIRNNTEGKGQLFTDVDELIYFPDYPSLIEKYNSSLYSGHRPASDLMLEHNQVFINDYKLDTCKVIEKLQGLAESGIENYSTDVEFWLLFDDYEIDCIEKRDIITRIFSESKVGVIYGSAGVGKSTLINHVSHYLNDEAKLYLTQTNPAKENLMRKIDADNASFSTIASFLNQNSSEKYELLVIDECSTVSNKDMVKVLQKANFEMLLLVGDTYQIDAIQFGNWFSVLKSFLPESAVFELTQPHRTKNERLLELWDKVRKMDDTAKEVIERESYSLKVDETLLSSLEPGEAILCLNYDGLYGINNINRFLQESNPNLAVQWDVQQYKVGDPILFLDSDRFHPVIHNNMKGLIKGIEILDLGTHDERIQFDVEIPKVIDESDIRFIDLQLLECSEDENKSVVRFYVHKLKSADEDGDDRSSYNVVPFQIAYAVSIHKAQGLEYDSVKIVITDEVEELVTHNIFYTAITRAREKLKIYWTPEVEEKVINRIKPRDISKDVELLKNYLTDEQQYDFSDFIF; this is encoded by the coding sequence ATGCCAACAATCGATGAGTCTATCAAAAAGATAGATAATGTAATATGTAGGCATTTAGATGAAATAGAAAATAATTCTCGTGGTGCTATTTCTCAAGATATTTTAGAGCAACTGACGAAGTTCGTGAACCACGTCATGCTCAAGTTTTATGCCGATGGCAGAGAAATATCTATAACTGCCGAAAACATAGCAAAAGCCACTGAGTTTGCGCAGATAAACAGCGACTTGTACACTTTATACAAATTTCATAATTACCTAGAAATTGTCACCACGCAATACACTCTAGATGAAGATGGCTCTGAACGATTAATGCTTAAGTATTACCAATACTTATTAGAAGCAAAGAATCTTCTCAGACACTACTATGGTATCGAAGTATTACATAACATAGATAAGTTTCCTCTGCATCTGGATGATACCTTGCAGGAATACTACAAAAAGATTTCTGAAATAATAGAACGGCATCCTGTGGAATTACATACCGACAGTAAAGATAAATACTATATTCAGAAAATCAAACCGCTGTTTGTAAATAGAAAAATATATTATGAAGTCACATTCACACCTATAGACGATAGGAAAAACAAATCCAAATCTAACAGAGTAATTGCTTTTACCAAACTTCCAATCAAAAGCAATTACGCATCAAAGTTTCATCTTATATATGAGACTATCGAGATATTAGGAAAAACAATGCCTATCATCATTATAGATGGCTGGGAAGTTTCCATCCGTGACTGTGAATTTCAAAATTTCATTTCACTGATAAAAGGCAAGAAAATAAGAGTACCTTATCCAGAGCAACGATTAATCTGTGAGTTCCTCACTAAAACAAAATACACTTTGACTGCTCTAATGGACTTCCCGGACGAGGCATATGATAAAACTACTCTCCAATGGAAAAACAACCTTAAGTCCATGGTGTTTATTCCAATTTTAGATGAATGTAGAAAGCTTATACGAGAAGGTCGTAAAGGACAAAATATGTTGCGATACCTTCTTTATAACATGAACAACGTTATAATTAAAAGCCAATATTCCTCTGGCTACTATAGAAAATATTATGAAGAGTGGATAACTGCCGGAAACAGTCAGCTTTCTGGTTTGTATTTGTCAAATGGTTGCAGGCAATTTGATTCTTTACCATTCAACAGATCTCCTGTTGGTCATAATCCAAAATTAGGAGCTGTTTTCGAATGTATTCCTTGTAAGGATAAACGTCCGGAATTATTCGCAAGATTTATAAGAAATAACACGGAAGGCAAAGGTCAGCTTTTCACTGATGTTGATGAATTGATTTATTTTCCTGATTATCCAAGTCTCATCGAAAAGTATAACAGTAGCCTTTACTCAGGTCACAGACCTGCAAGTGATTTAATGCTTGAACATAACCAAGTATTTATAAACGATTACAAACTTGATACTTGCAAGGTGATTGAAAAATTACAGGGGTTGGCAGAGTCAGGTATTGAGAATTACAGTACAGATGTTGAATTTTGGCTATTATTTGATGATTACGAAATTGATTGTATTGAAAAAAGAGACATCATCACTCGTATATTTTCAGAATCAAAAGTTGGTGTAATATATGGCTCCGCAGGTGTAGGGAAATCTACGCTTATAAACCATGTTTCTCATTACTTAAATGATGAAGCAAAATTGTATCTAACGCAAACAAATCCTGCGAAAGAGAACTTGATGAGAAAGATTGATGCTGATAATGCAAGCTTCTCTACAATTGCCAGTTTCTTAAATCAGAATTCTAGTGAAAAATATGAATTATTAGTTATTGATGAATGTAGTACAGTTAGCAATAAAGATATGGTAAAGGTGTTGCAAAAAGCAAACTTTGAGATGCTTTTATTGGTTGGAGATACTTATCAAATTGACGCAATTCAATTCGGAAATTGGTTCTCGGTACTAAAATCATTCTTGCCAGAAAGTGCTGTATTTGAACTGACCCAGCCTCATCGAACAAAAAACGAACGATTGCTTGAACTATGGGATAAGGTTAGAAAGATGGATGACACAGCGAAAGAGGTCATTGAGAGAGAAAGTTACTCCTTAAAAGTAGATGAAACCCTACTCTCTTCGCTTGAACCAGGCGAGGCTATCCTCTGTCTAAATTATGATGGCTTATATGGAATTAACAATATCAATAGGTTTCTACAAGAAAGCAATCCTAACCTCGCTGTTCAATGGGATGTTCAGCAGTATAAAGTTGGAGATCCAATTCTCTTCTTAGATTCGGACAGATTCCATCCCGTCATACACAACAATATGAAAGGACTTATCAAGGGAATAGAAATTCTAGACCTAGGAACTCATGATGAACGCATTCAGTTTGATGTTGAGATACCAAAGGTAATAGATGAAAGTGATATTAGATTCATCGATCTCCAGCTACTTGAATGTTCGGAAGATGAAAATAAATCAGTAGTCAGATTTTATGTACACAAATTAAAGAGTGCTGATGAAGATGGAGATGATAGAAGTTCATACAATGTTGTTCCATTCCAGATTGCTTACGCAGTATCCATTCATAAAGCACAAGGACTGGAATATGACTCTGTAAAGATAGTTATTACAGACGAGGTTGAAGAACTTGTAACACACAATATCTTCTACACTGCTATCACAAGAGCCAGAGAAAAATTGAAAATCTACTGGACTCCAGAGGTTGAAGAAAAGGTAATCAACAGAATCAAGCCACGTGATATTAGTAAAGATGTAGAACTTTTAAAAAATTATCTTACAGATGAACAACAATATGATTTCAGTGATTTTATTTTTTGA
- a CDS encoding RNA polymerase sigma factor: MKIRKTNYKKRDTYTYTFTSADGKEERIVIRPGENGVTEADIKMLHALDDSEVYYNNKNLRPERTSEEKAEIKEWITKFVEEETAKNGYAPTKDEINCAVNERFPRNYNLSLEYDFSTDGADSDFDKSRLLYQLAMSQNCVVNDNTERVRELIEELTEKQRVVLKLTEFDGWSLTDVSKQIGISVKNVKKHRDNAMKYIKENFSK; encoded by the coding sequence ATGAAAATTAGAAAGACAAATTACAAGAAAAGAGATACTTACACTTACACATTTACAAGTGCTGATGGTAAAGAAGAAAGAATCGTTATTCGACCTGGAGAGAACGGAGTTACCGAGGCTGATATCAAAATGCTACATGCTCTGGATGATAGTGAGGTCTATTACAACAACAAAAACTTAAGGCCTGAAAGAACCTCAGAAGAAAAAGCAGAAATCAAAGAATGGATCACAAAATTTGTTGAGGAAGAAACAGCTAAGAATGGCTATGCTCCAACAAAGGACGAAATCAATTGTGCTGTTAATGAGAGATTTCCGAGAAATTACAACCTTTCCCTTGAATATGACTTTAGTACAGATGGGGCAGATTCTGATTTTGATAAGAGCCGTCTTTTATATCAGTTGGCAATGAGTCAAAACTGTGTTGTCAATGATAATACAGAAAGAGTCCGTGAACTTATTGAAGAACTTACTGAAAAGCAAAGAGTAGTTCTTAAACTTACAGAATTTGATGGATGGAGCTTAACTGATGTTTCAAAGCAGATTGGAATCAGTGTTAAGAATGTCAAAAAACATCGTGACAATGCCATGAAATATATCAAAGAAAACTTTTCTAAATAA
- a CDS encoding DUF2800 domain-containing protein — translation MAAHALLSASSSHRWINCPPSAKLNAEAEKVNCETNSEYAKQGTEAHALCEYKLKIAIGMESTDPTENLSFYDEEMERCAEEYKNFCLSVNQETQKTCKDPVILIEEKLDFSNYVPNGFGTGDCVIIGDGTLHVIDYKHGQGVEVLADHNPQMMCYALGALNLYDGIYDIDNVSMTIFQPRRENISTFVMKKDNLYTWADTVLVPRAKLAFDGEGEFMAGDHCRFCKVKATCRKRMEQNMELAKYDFEMPVTLEDAEISIVLSKVDELVSWATDVKEYALQRAMSGVHYDGFKVVEGRSVRKYTDEDKVAETVTSIGKDPYEKKLLGITAMTTLLGKKKFNELLGDLVYKPEGKPTLVPESDKRPEIKTAKEDFND, via the coding sequence ATGGCAGCACATGCATTATTGTCTGCATCATCTAGCCACCGTTGGATTAACTGTCCGCCATCAGCAAAACTTAATGCAGAGGCAGAAAAAGTAAATTGTGAAACAAATAGTGAATATGCAAAGCAAGGTACTGAAGCCCATGCTCTTTGCGAATACAAATTAAAGATTGCAATTGGTATGGAAAGCACTGACCCTACAGAGAACCTTAGTTTCTATGACGAAGAAATGGAACGATGTGCAGAAGAGTACAAAAACTTTTGCTTATCTGTAAATCAAGAAACACAGAAAACTTGTAAAGACCCAGTTATTCTTATTGAAGAGAAACTTGATTTTTCAAATTATGTTCCTAACGGATTTGGAACTGGCGACTGCGTAATTATTGGAGATGGAACTCTTCATGTAATTGATTATAAGCATGGTCAAGGTGTAGAAGTATTAGCTGACCATAACCCTCAAATGATGTGTTACGCATTAGGTGCATTGAATTTGTACGATGGAATTTATGACATTGATAATGTTTCAATGACTATCTTCCAACCAAGAAGAGAAAACATCAGTACATTCGTTATGAAAAAAGATAATCTCTACACTTGGGCAGATACAGTTCTAGTACCAAGAGCAAAATTAGCCTTTGATGGCGAAGGTGAATTTATGGCAGGAGATCATTGTAGATTTTGTAAGGTCAAAGCAACTTGTAGGAAACGCATGGAACAAAACATGGAACTTGCAAAGTATGATTTTGAGATGCCTGTAACATTAGAAGATGCCGAGATTTCAATTGTTCTTTCAAAAGTAGATGAACTTGTGTCATGGGCAACTGATGTTAAAGAGTATGCACTTCAAAGGGCAATGAGTGGTGTTCACTATGACGGATTTAAAGTAGTTGAAGGTCGCAGTGTTCGCAAGTATACCGATGAAGATAAAGTGGCAGAAACTGTAACGAGTATAGGAAAAGACCCATATGAGAAGAAGTTACTAGGAATAACAGCTATGACTACACTTCTTGGTAAGAAGAAATTTAATGAATTACTAGGTGATTTGGTTTACAAGCCAGAAGGCAAACCAACACTTGTTCCGGAAAGTGATAAACGTCCGGAAATCAAAACAGCAAAAGAAGATTTTAATGACTAA
- a CDS encoding DUF2815 family protein: protein MSKFNNPMKVITGPNTRWSYANVWEPKSINGGAPKYSVSLIIPKSDKTTVDKINAAIKAAYEEGQSKLKGNGRSVPALSAIKTPLRDGDLERPDDEAYANSYFINANSPSAPGIVDVDRNTIIDRSEVYSGVYGRASISLYAFNSNGNKGIACGLNNLQKIRDGEPLGGKSRAEDDFATDVDDDFLS, encoded by the coding sequence ATGTCAAAATTTAATAACCCAATGAAAGTAATTACAGGACCTAACACAAGATGGAGCTATGCAAATGTCTGGGAGCCAAAATCAATCAATGGTGGTGCTCCAAAGTATAGTGTCAGCCTTATCATTCCAAAATCAGATAAGACAACAGTGGATAAAATCAATGCTGCAATTAAGGCAGCTTATGAAGAAGGTCAATCAAAACTTAAAGGCAATGGTAGAAGTGTTCCTGCACTTTCTGCAATTAAGACTCCTCTTCGTGACGGAGACCTTGAAAGACCAGACGATGAAGCATATGCAAATAGCTATTTCATCAATGCTAACTCTCCATCAGCACCTGGCATTGTAGATGTTGATAGAAATACAATCATTGACCGCAGTGAAGTCTATAGTGGTGTTTATGGACGTGCATCAATCAGCCTTTACGCATTTAATTCTAACGGGAATAAAGGTATTGCTTGTGGTCTTAATAACTTACAAAAGATTAGAGATGGAGAACCACTTGGTGGTAAATCACGTGCTGAGGATGATTTTGCGACAGACGTAGATGATGATTTCTTATCTTAA
- a CDS encoding DNA polymerase, with protein sequence MKNISIDIETYSDVDLQKCGVYKYVESENFEILLFAYSADGGEVIVVDLAQGEEIPLEIIKALTDEDVTKWAFNANFERVCLSKYLRRFYENEFTSYSILEDTVGDYLSPVSWKCSMIWSAYMGLPLSLAGAGAVLGLSEQKMTEGKELIRYFCVPCKATKVNGGRTRNLPIHDKAKWELFKKYNKRDVEVEMAIQEKLSKFPVPDFIWEEYHLDQEINDRGIALDLDMVKNAIAFDEKSKAVLSHKMQELTALENPNSVMQMKEWLSNNGLEMDSLGKKEVAAVLKTAKEPLKTVLELRQKLSKSSVKKYRAMENAVCRDGRARGMFMFYGANRSGRWAGRLIQLQNLPQNHMSDLAEARRLVKDGNYDAMNMLYDDIPDTLSQLIRTAFVPRKGMKFIVSDFSAIEARVLSHLAGEKWRAEVFANGGDIYCASASQMFGVTVEKHGQNAHLRQKGKIAELALGYGGSVGALKAMGALDMGLSEEELQPLVNMWREANPNIVKFWWDVDRAVKKAVIERTPSKIGNISFFYKSGMLFIELPSDRRLSYVKPKMGVNQFGSESVTYEGVGGTKKWERIESYGPKFVENIVQAISRDILMYAIRTLSHCFIVGHVHDELIIECSKNVSLDAICKQMGRTPPWISGILLRADGYETEFYKKD encoded by the coding sequence ATGAAAAATATCAGTATCGATATCGAAACATACTCAGATGTTGATTTGCAGAAATGCGGTGTCTATAAGTATGTGGAGTCAGAAAACTTTGAGATTTTATTATTTGCATATTCGGCTGATGGTGGTGAAGTAATAGTGGTTGATTTGGCTCAAGGAGAAGAAATACCTCTAGAGATTATAAAAGCATTAACTGATGAAGATGTTACTAAATGGGCTTTCAATGCCAATTTTGAAAGAGTTTGTTTATCCAAATATTTACGAAGATTTTATGAGAATGAATTTACATCATATAGCATTTTGGAAGATACAGTTGGTGATTATCTTAGTCCTGTATCTTGGAAATGTTCTATGATTTGGTCTGCATATATGGGACTTCCTTTATCACTTGCAGGAGCTGGTGCAGTATTAGGATTATCAGAACAAAAGATGACAGAAGGGAAGGAGCTCATCCGATATTTCTGTGTTCCTTGTAAAGCTACGAAAGTGAATGGTGGTAGAACTAGAAATCTACCAATTCACGATAAAGCAAAGTGGGAGTTATTTAAGAAATATAACAAAAGAGATGTTGAGGTAGAAATGGCTATACAAGAAAAACTTTCTAAATTCCCAGTACCGGATTTCATTTGGGAAGAATATCATCTTGATCAGGAAATCAATGATAGAGGAATTGCTCTTGATTTAGATATGGTAAAGAATGCTATTGCTTTTGATGAAAAGTCTAAAGCGGTACTGTCACATAAAATGCAAGAACTAACAGCTCTAGAAAATCCTAACTCAGTTATGCAAATGAAAGAGTGGCTTTCAAATAACGGATTAGAGATGGATAGTCTTGGTAAAAAGGAAGTTGCAGCAGTATTAAAAACAGCGAAAGAACCACTTAAGACTGTGCTTGAGTTAAGACAGAAACTTTCAAAATCCTCAGTTAAGAAATATAGGGCAATGGAAAATGCTGTATGCAGAGATGGAAGAGCAAGAGGAATGTTCATGTTTTATGGTGCAAATCGAAGTGGAAGATGGGCTGGTAGACTTATTCAATTACAGAATCTTCCTCAAAATCATATGTCAGATTTAGCAGAGGCACGAAGGCTTGTAAAGGATGGAAATTATGATGCTATGAATATGCTTTACGATGATATACCGGATACTTTATCGCAACTTATTCGCACCGCCTTCGTACCAAGAAAAGGTATGAAATTTATTGTATCTGATTTTTCTGCTATTGAAGCTAGAGTGTTATCACACCTTGCAGGAGAAAAATGGCGAGCAGAGGTCTTTGCAAATGGTGGTGACATCTACTGCGCATCGGCAAGTCAGATGTTTGGCGTTACGGTAGAAAAGCATGGTCAAAATGCTCATTTAAGACAAAAAGGTAAAATCGCAGAATTAGCACTTGGCTATGGTGGTTCAGTAGGAGCCTTAAAAGCTATGGGTGCTCTTGATATGGGACTTTCTGAAGAAGAATTACAACCACTTGTGAATATGTGGCGAGAGGCAAATCCTAATATTGTTAAATTTTGGTGGGATGTCGATCGTGCTGTAAAGAAAGCAGTAATTGAAAGAACACCATCGAAAATTGGAAATATCAGTTTTTTCTATAAAAGCGGAATGCTTTTTATTGAACTTCCAAGTGACAGAAGACTTTCCTATGTAAAACCTAAGATGGGAGTAAATCAGTTCGGGAGTGAATCTGTCACTTATGAAGGTGTAGGTGGAACTAAGAAATGGGAAAGAATCGAAAGTTACGGGCCGAAGTTTGTAGAAAATATCGTACAAGCAATTAGCAGAGATATATTAATGTATGCCATCAGAACTTTATCTCATTGTTTTATCGTAGGTCATGTCCATGATGAATTAATTATTGAATGTAGTAAGAATGTCTCTCTTGATGCTATTTGTAAGCAAATGGGAAGAACCCCACCTTGGATTTCCGGTATTTTACTTCGTGCAGATGGATATGAAACAGAATTTTATAAAAAAGATTAA